Proteins encoded by one window of Blautia argi:
- a CDS encoding MATE family efflux transporter produces MKDMTKGSIAPQIAGFAVPLVLGNLFQLCYNAADSMIVGKFVGTKALAAVGSSNPLMTFAILFINGMCMGASILMGMQFGGGRMHRLRRQISTTMIGGCVFSLVLSLFCIAGAPWLLRLIQVEEGLIPLASQYLRIVFSGLIFTFIYNFYANTLRALGDSKTPVYFLVFSSVLNILGDLFFVLVLHMGSAGCAAATVISQACCSLLCGLYIKRKVSILCLGRDWLVFDKGQFAETIRYGWASAMQQASVQLGKIGIQAVVNTMGVSVVAAFAVVNRIDDFAIVPQQSIASAMTSFMAQNYGAGEKERIWKGFRWGMVLEVIYGIFIGLACVFGADFFMGLFVNDAKVLTLGKSYLHLIAFIYILPAVTNGVQGYFRGIGDLKVTLWSSMMNMGFRVLSALFFVYLFHMGIQGLPVAYLVGWIAMLVFELPLLLKKIKENKKAE; encoded by the coding sequence ATGAAGGATATGACAAAAGGAAGCATAGCACCGCAGATCGCCGGCTTTGCCGTTCCCCTGGTGCTGGGAAACCTGTTCCAGCTTTGCTACAATGCAGCAGACAGTATGATTGTGGGAAAGTTTGTGGGAACGAAAGCGTTGGCGGCTGTAGGAAGCAGTAACCCTCTTATGACTTTTGCCATTTTGTTTATTAACGGAATGTGTATGGGTGCCTCCATTCTCATGGGTATGCAGTTTGGAGGCGGGAGAATGCACCGCCTGAGAAGACAGATTAGTACAACAATGATAGGTGGCTGTGTGTTTTCTCTTGTGCTTTCTCTTTTCTGTATCGCAGGAGCGCCATGGCTTCTGAGGCTGATACAGGTGGAGGAGGGTTTGATTCCTCTGGCCTCTCAGTATCTGCGGATTGTGTTTTCCGGATTGATATTTACGTTTATTTATAATTTTTATGCAAATACCCTGCGGGCATTGGGCGACAGCAAAACACCAGTATATTTTCTGGTGTTTTCGTCTGTGCTTAATATTCTGGGGGATTTGTTTTTTGTGCTGGTGCTTCATATGGGCAGCGCAGGCTGTGCAGCGGCAACAGTCATCAGTCAGGCATGTTGCAGTCTTTTGTGCGGGCTGTATATTAAGAGAAAGGTCAGCATCTTGTGTCTGGGACGGGACTGGCTGGTATTTGACAAAGGACAGTTTGCGGAAACCATTCGCTACGGATGGGCCAGCGCTATGCAGCAGGCTTCCGTACAGCTTGGCAAAATCGGAATCCAGGCAGTGGTAAATACCATGGGGGTTTCTGTGGTAGCTGCCTTTGCAGTTGTGAATAGGATTGATGATTTTGCTATTGTTCCCCAGCAGAGCATTGCCTCTGCCATGACCTCTTTTATGGCGCAGAATTACGGCGCAGGAGAAAAAGAGAGAATCTGGAAGGGATTTCGCTGGGGCATGGTGCTGGAAGTGATTTACGGCATATTTATAGGTCTTGCCTGTGTGTTCGGAGCTGATTTTTTTATGGGATTGTTTGTTAATGATGCAAAGGTTCTGACTCTTGGAAAATCCTATCTTCACCTCATTGCATTTATCTATATCCTGCCGGCAGTTACCAACGGCGTACAGGGATATTTCAGAGGCATCGGGGATTTAAAAGTGACCCTGTGGAGCAGTATGATGAACATGGGATTTCGTGTGCTTTCTGCTCTTTTCTTTGTGTATCTTTTCCATATGGGAATCCAGGGGCTTCCGGTGGCATATCTGGTGGGCTGGATTGCCATGCTGGTATTTGAACTGCCTTTGCTTTTGAAAAAAATAAAAGAAAATAAAAAAGCAGAATAA
- a CDS encoding DUF1540 domain-containing protein: MPLLSCTARNCVYNKEEYCSKGDILVDGRTAEKADETCCRSFTERKEGASNREETGCACKSIDVDCKACDCVFNSQERCSADKITIAGSSACRCDDTKCGSFTAK; encoded by the coding sequence ATGCCATTATTAAGCTGTACAGCCAGAAACTGTGTATATAACAAAGAAGAATACTGTTCCAAGGGAGATATTCTGGTAGACGGAAGAACTGCAGAAAAAGCAGATGAAACCTGCTGCAGAAGTTTTACAGAGCGAAAAGAAGGAGCATCTAACCGGGAAGAAACAGGCTGTGCCTGTAAGAGCATTGATGTGGACTGTAAGGCATGTGACTGTGTATTTAACAGCCAGGAACGTTGCAGCGCAGATAAAATTACCATTGCAGGATCTTCTGCATGCAGATGCGACGATACCAAATGTGGAAGTTTTACAGCAAAATAA
- a CDS encoding sodium-dependent transporter gives MDKKRGSFSNKMGFVLAAAGSAVGLGNLWRFPYLAAKYGGGIFLLVYLILAVTLGFTLMITEIAIGRKTGLSAVGAFKTLDKRFSFVGYLACIVPFIITPYYCVIGGWVVKYFAAFLSGQGAAAAGDEYFNGFISQPVSPVFWFALYIMITAVVVIFGVEKGIEKASRIMMPLLIVLTIGIALFCITRPGAGEGLKYYLLPDFSRFSATTVLAAMGQLFYSMSLAMGIMITYGSYMKKNSSLEKSVRQIEIFDTAIAFLAGLMIIPSVFVFSGGDEAALGKGPSLMFVTLPKVFEDMTLGNVIGAAFFLLVLFAALTSSISLMETNVSIIQDKLGWGRKKSTVVVTVYVLILGSIVSLGFGPLSFIKLLGLGLLDFFDFLSNSVLMPIVAILTCICIGHFVGSKTVEDEVEINGAFKVKKFYRIMLKWIAPICLVLILFFAVSEAMGWIKV, from the coding sequence ATGGACAAAAAAAGAGGAAGCTTTTCTAACAAAATGGGATTTGTTCTTGCCGCAGCAGGTTCAGCCGTAGGGCTTGGAAACCTCTGGCGCTTTCCCTATCTGGCAGCCAAATACGGGGGCGGTATTTTTCTGCTGGTATATCTGATTTTGGCAGTTACTCTGGGCTTTACCCTGATGATTACAGAAATTGCCATTGGACGAAAAACAGGGCTCAGCGCTGTAGGCGCATTTAAGACTCTGGATAAACGGTTCAGCTTTGTGGGATATCTTGCCTGCATTGTTCCTTTTATCATCACTCCGTACTATTGTGTCATCGGCGGCTGGGTAGTAAAATATTTTGCTGCATTCTTAAGCGGACAGGGAGCTGCTGCTGCCGGAGATGAATATTTTAACGGCTTTATTTCACAGCCCGTATCACCGGTTTTCTGGTTTGCACTCTACATTATGATTACCGCTGTTGTGGTTATCTTCGGAGTGGAAAAAGGTATTGAAAAAGCCAGCCGGATTATGATGCCGCTTTTGATTGTACTGACTATAGGAATTGCCCTTTTCTGTATCACCAGACCCGGGGCCGGAGAGGGACTGAAGTATTACCTCCTTCCTGACTTTTCCAGATTTTCCGCTACCACGGTGCTGGCAGCTATGGGACAGCTTTTCTATTCCATGTCCCTTGCCATGGGTATTATGATTACCTACGGCTCTTATATGAAGAAAAACAGCAGTCTGGAAAAATCCGTACGCCAGATTGAAATTTTTGACACAGCCATTGCTTTCTTGGCAGGTCTTATGATTATTCCTTCTGTCTTCGTATTTTCCGGTGGGGACGAAGCAGCTCTTGGAAAAGGACCTTCTCTGATGTTTGTCACCCTTCCAAAAGTTTTTGAAGATATGACACTTGGCAATGTTATCGGCGCTGCATTTTTCCTTCTGGTACTTTTTGCAGCTCTGACATCCTCCATTTCCTTAATGGAAACCAATGTTTCAATTATACAGGATAAATTGGGATGGGGCAGAAAAAAATCTACCGTTGTCGTAACTGTTTATGTATTAATTTTAGGCTCTATTGTATCTCTGGGATTTGGACCATTGAGCTTTATCAAGCTTCTGGGACTGGGACTTTTAGACTTCTTCGATTTCCTCAGCAACAGTGTGCTGATGCCGATTGTGGCAATTCTCACCTGTATCTGCATCGGTCATTTTGTAGGCTCTAAAACCGTGGAAGATGAAGTGGAAATAAATGGTGCTTTTAAAGTGAAGAAATTCTACAGAATTATGCTGAAATGGATTGCTCCTATTTGCCTGGTACTGATTCTTTTCTTTGCTGTATCCGAAGCCATGGGCTGGATTAAAGTCTGA
- the infC gene encoding translation initiation factor IF-3, with amino-acid sequence MINEQIRDREVRLIGADGEQMGIMSARDAQKHAMEAGLDLVKIAPTAKPPVCKIIDYGKYKYELARKEKEAKKKQKTIEIKEVRLSPNIEENDLNTKVNNARKFLTKGNKVKVTLRFRGREMAHMQSSKHILEEFAQVLSDIAVVEKAPKVEGRSMTMFLTEKR; translated from the coding sequence ATGATTAACGAACAAATCAGAGACAGAGAAGTACGTCTTATAGGCGCAGACGGAGAACAGATGGGCATTATGTCCGCAAGAGATGCGCAGAAACATGCAATGGAAGCGGGCTTGGACCTTGTAAAAATTGCTCCTACAGCGAAGCCGCCGGTTTGTAAAATTATCGATTATGGCAAGTATAAGTACGAATTAGCAAGAAAAGAAAAAGAAGCTAAGAAGAAACAGAAAACCATAGAAATCAAAGAAGTGCGTTTATCCCCGAATATTGAGGAAAACGATTTGAACACGAAAGTCAATAATGCCAGAAAATTCCTGACCAAAGGAAATAAGGTAAAAGTTACTCTGCGTTTCCGGGGGAGAGAAATGGCACATATGCAAAGCAGCAAGCACATTTTAGAAGAGTTTGCTCAGGTTCTGTCTGACATTGCTGTTGTGGAAAAAGCACCAAAGGTAGAAGGCAGAAGCATGACTATGTTTTTGACAGAAAAACGTTAA
- the rpmI gene encoding 50S ribosomal protein L35: protein MPKMKTTKAAAKRFKSTGTGKLKRNKAYKSHILTKKSQKRKRNLRKAAITDATNVKNMKKILPYI from the coding sequence ATGCCAAAAATGAAAACAACGAAAGCAGCCGCAAAGCGCTTCAAATCAACAGGTACAGGTAAATTAAAAAGAAATAAAGCTTACAAGAGCCATATCTTAACAAAGAAATCTCAGAAGAGAAAAAGAAATCTCAGAAAAGCAGCTATCACAGATGCAACTAATGTAAAGAACATGAAGAAAATCTTACCTTACATCTAA
- the rplT gene encoding 50S ribosomal protein L20, producing the protein MARIKGGLNAKKKHNRVLKLAKGYRGARSKQYRVAKQSVMRALTSSYAGRKQRKRQFRQLWIARINAAARMNGLSYSKFMYGLKLANVDLNRKVLADMAINDAQGFASLAELAKSKLA; encoded by the coding sequence ATGGCAAGAATTAAAGGCGGATTAAACGCTAAGAAAAAACACAATAGAGTATTAAAGCTGGCTAAAGGTTACAGAGGCGCTCGTTCCAAACAGTACAGAGTAGCAAAACAGTCTGTTATGAGAGCTTTGACAAGTTCTTATGCAGGTAGAAAACAGAGAAAACGTCAGTTCAGACAGTTATGGATTGCTCGTATCAATGCTGCTGCAAGAATGAACGGTTTATCCTATAGCAAATTTATGTACGGATTAAAATTAGCAAATGTTGACCTGAACAGAAAAGTGTTAGCTGATATGGCTATCAACGATGCACAGGGATTTGCTTCTTTAGCAGAACTTGCGAAATCCAAATTAGCTTAA
- a CDS encoding Fic family protein, translated as MEIAKIQSTEASNAIEGIVTTNTRLRQLVEEKTTPRNRNEQEIAGYRDAVNIIHESFDAISISRNYILQLHKIMYRHMNNPVGGRTKLCRIILVQPILTDTPKFVLLRSRPMKRQRH; from the coding sequence GTGGAAATTGCAAAGATTCAAAGTACCGAGGCTTCCAATGCGATTGAAGGTATTGTTACAACGAACACTCGTCTCAGACAACTGGTGGAAGAAAAAACCACTCCCAGGAATCGTAATGAACAGGAAATAGCCGGTTATCGTGATGCAGTGAATATCATACATGAAAGCTTTGACGCCATTTCCATTTCCCGGAATTATATTCTCCAGCTTCATAAAATCATGTATCGCCACATGAATAATCCTGTGGGCGGACGAACAAAACTGTGCAGAATTATATTAGTGCAACCTATCCTGACGGACACACCGAAATTCGTTTTACTCCGCTCCCGCCCTATGAAACGCCAGAGGCATTAG
- a CDS encoding glycerate kinase family protein, whose protein sequence is MKFVFAPDSFKGTLSSEQQIALLKQAAEEIFPGAETVGVPIADGGEGTIRAVYGTAGGRLKCCQVTDPLGETIEAEYLILDNDSVLIEMAQASGITLIPYKSGNAGKTTSYGTGELIKDALKNGYQNITVSIGGSATNDGGAGMLAALGVKFYDRNGKSFIPVGETLQEIERIDSSNLMSEVKKTSFCVMCDVTNPLLGSRGATYVFGPQKGADEKQLERLETGMRHYAALIEKICGYEVSKCSGAGAAGGMGAALLAFCNARLQSGIRTILKMVDFEAIIADADLILTGEGRIDGQSACGKVLDGIGFYAKKQNLPVLALAGSMGEGAETVYACGIDSIMTTQNRPMELEEALEQAEDLYRDAAKRMFRILRAGIAVKK, encoded by the coding sequence ATGAAATTCGTATTTGCACCTGATTCCTTTAAGGGAACCCTTTCCTCAGAGCAGCAGATTGCCCTTTTAAAACAGGCAGCAGAAGAAATATTCCCGGGAGCAGAAACCGTAGGAGTCCCTATCGCAGATGGAGGCGAGGGAACCATAAGAGCAGTATACGGCACAGCCGGGGGACGGTTGAAATGTTGTCAGGTCACAGATCCTCTAGGGGAAACCATTGAGGCAGAATATCTGATTTTAGACAATGATTCAGTTCTCATTGAAATGGCGCAGGCGTCAGGAATCACCCTGATTCCCTATAAAAGCGGAAACGCAGGGAAAACCACTTCCTACGGAACAGGAGAGCTGATAAAAGATGCCCTGAAGAACGGTTATCAAAACATTACGGTTTCCATTGGCGGAAGCGCCACAAACGATGGCGGCGCAGGTATGCTGGCTGCCCTTGGGGTGAAGTTTTATGACAGAAACGGTAAGAGCTTCATTCCGGTAGGGGAAACCTTACAGGAGATAGAAAGAATAGACAGCAGCAATCTGATGTCAGAAGTGAAAAAGACTTCTTTTTGTGTCATGTGTGATGTGACAAACCCCCTTTTGGGAAGTCGGGGAGCAACATATGTCTTCGGACCGCAAAAAGGGGCGGACGAAAAGCAGTTGGAACGTCTGGAAACAGGAATGCGGCATTATGCTGCGCTCATAGAGAAAATCTGCGGTTATGAGGTGTCCAAATGCAGCGGTGCAGGTGCGGCAGGCGGCATGGGCGCCGCTTTACTGGCGTTCTGCAATGCCCGGCTGCAGTCAGGAATCCGGACGATACTGAAAATGGTGGATTTTGAAGCCATAATTGCAGATGCAGATTTGATTCTTACAGGAGAAGGGCGGATTGACGGACAGTCTGCCTGTGGAAAGGTACTGGACGGCATCGGATTTTATGCAAAGAAACAGAACCTGCCTGTGCTGGCTCTTGCCGGTTCCATGGGAGAGGGAGCAGAAACTGTTTACGCATGTGGAATTGACAGTATTATGACAACACAGAACAGACCTATGGAGCTGGAAGAGGCGTTGGAACAGGCAGAAGACCTGTATAGGGACGCCGCAAAGCGCATGTTTCGTATTCTGAGAGCCGGAATTGCTGTAAAGAAGTAA
- the rsxC gene encoding electron transport complex subunit RsxC, whose product MWKKKKSGFPGGIHPTDGYDKAMTMHLPVREYWPETVTILAEQSFGGKCSLLVKPGDKVTAGSQIGKPEAFMAAPLHASVSGEVLEVKEVCQQNRMVLGCIVKREGEMERKPQAYESEMVSPEKYSREEILAGVRDGGLTGMGGAGFPTHKKYETDKPIDSLLINGAECEPFLTCDYRLMLEQGYGILNGICLLLKASGAKKAYLCIEDNKPEAISSLRKILEAARQDGKIKEVRNLEIVELPAKYPQGGERQLIQAVLGKEVPQGGLPADVGVIVSNVGTAKAAADMVLGGIPLIRRTVTVTGCVKEPGNYLVPVGTSVKELVELCGGVTVKENRIIAGGPMTGPCVASDWNGEEELFYVTKNTSGILVLPDRQEEEQPCIRCSGCANVCPAGLVPYQIEYAFLEEDYDLCEQLHASECIACGCCSYTCPAKRELSVRTRMARDMVKQRMRERAVKKA is encoded by the coding sequence ATGTGGAAGAAGAAGAAAAGCGGATTCCCCGGAGGAATCCACCCCACAGACGGTTATGACAAAGCCATGACCATGCATCTGCCTGTCCGTGAATACTGGCCTGAAACAGTAACCATTCTGGCAGAACAGTCCTTTGGAGGCAAATGCTCTCTTTTGGTAAAGCCGGGAGATAAGGTCACCGCAGGAAGTCAGATTGGAAAGCCGGAGGCATTTATGGCAGCGCCTCTTCATGCAAGCGTAAGCGGAGAGGTACTGGAAGTAAAAGAGGTGTGCCAGCAAAATCGTATGGTTTTGGGGTGCATTGTGAAACGTGAAGGGGAAATGGAGAGAAAACCCCAGGCATATGAGTCAGAGATGGTAAGTCCGGAGAAGTATTCCAGAGAAGAGATTCTGGCAGGTGTCCGGGACGGCGGTCTTACCGGTATGGGCGGCGCAGGATTTCCCACTCATAAAAAATATGAAACAGACAAGCCCATTGACAGCCTTTTGATTAACGGCGCAGAGTGTGAACCTTTTCTCACCTGTGATTACCGCTTAATGTTAGAGCAGGGATACGGAATTTTAAATGGAATCTGTCTGCTTTTAAAGGCATCAGGAGCAAAGAAAGCCTATCTTTGTATTGAAGATAATAAACCGGAGGCTATCAGCAGTCTTCGGAAGATTTTGGAGGCTGCACGACAGGACGGAAAAATAAAAGAAGTCCGGAATCTGGAGATTGTAGAATTACCTGCAAAATATCCTCAGGGTGGGGAACGGCAGCTTATCCAGGCTGTTTTGGGAAAAGAAGTACCTCAGGGCGGACTTCCGGCTGATGTAGGCGTGATTGTTTCCAATGTGGGAACTGCAAAGGCAGCCGCAGATATGGTTTTAGGAGGAATTCCTCTGATTCGCAGGACTGTTACAGTGACAGGCTGTGTAAAGGAGCCGGGCAATTATCTGGTACCTGTGGGCACTTCAGTAAAGGAATTAGTGGAACTTTGCGGTGGCGTTACAGTAAAAGAAAACCGGATTATTGCCGGCGGACCCATGACAGGGCCTTGTGTGGCTTCTGACTGGAATGGGGAAGAAGAACTTTTCTATGTGACAAAAAATACTTCCGGTATTCTGGTATTGCCTGACAGACAGGAAGAGGAGCAGCCTTGTATCCGCTGCTCAGGCTGCGCGAATGTATGTCCGGCAGGGTTGGTTCCTTATCAGATTGAATATGCCTTTTTGGAAGAAGATTATGATTTGTGCGAACAGCTTCACGCCAGCGAATGTATTGCCTGTGGCTGTTGCTCTTACACCTGTCCGGCAAAAAGAGAACTTTCTGTACGGACCAGAATGGCAAGAGATATGGTGAAACAGAGAATGCGGGAAAGGGCGGTGAAGAAAGCATGA
- a CDS encoding RnfABCDGE type electron transport complex subunit D, translating to MSQTRVINGPHIRTERTTRNVMMNVSISLVPALLGAIYFFGIRALYLAGLSITVCVLTEFFWQKLTKKQVTAGDFSAVVTGLLLVLNMPVTVPVWTLVAADVFSILVVKQMFGGIGNNFVNPALMGRLLTMVAWPGAVMQYVAPRTLETDAVSAATVLGAVKTGGEQSYSYLQMFLGETPGAMGETSKLLLLVGFAYMCYKGIVNAEACLTYIGTVVVLTFIFGPEGLFTGDILLNLFGGGLIMGGCYMLSDYAFVSRRGKLLYAVTAGIITAAIRIFSVYPEGICFGILTANCMAGMLSFVYQKHVYGISEKRGLNWRKNR from the coding sequence ATGAGTCAGACAAGAGTGATAAACGGACCTCATATCCGTACAGAGCGGACTACCAGAAATGTTATGATGAATGTGTCAATTTCTCTGGTTCCGGCGCTTCTTGGCGCGATTTACTTTTTTGGGATCAGAGCTTTATATTTGGCAGGGCTTTCCATTACCGTGTGTGTTCTTACAGAGTTTTTCTGGCAGAAATTAACGAAAAAACAGGTAACAGCAGGAGATTTCAGCGCTGTGGTTACCGGACTTTTACTGGTATTGAACATGCCGGTTACGGTTCCTGTTTGGACGCTTGTGGCAGCAGATGTATTCAGTATTCTGGTTGTAAAGCAGATGTTTGGAGGAATCGGAAATAACTTTGTCAATCCGGCATTAATGGGAAGACTTTTAACCATGGTTGCCTGGCCGGGTGCGGTTATGCAGTATGTTGCCCCAAGAACCTTAGAAACAGACGCCGTATCTGCGGCTACGGTTTTAGGCGCGGTAAAAACAGGAGGAGAGCAGAGCTACAGCTATCTGCAGATGTTCCTGGGAGAAACGCCGGGAGCTATGGGAGAAACCAGTAAACTATTGTTATTGGTTGGTTTTGCCTATATGTGTTATAAGGGAATTGTTAATGCGGAAGCATGCCTTACTTATATTGGAACAGTAGTAGTGCTGACCTTTATTTTTGGTCCGGAGGGACTATTTACAGGAGATATTCTTCTGAATCTTTTCGGAGGCGGACTGATTATGGGAGGGTGTTATATGTTATCTGACTATGCTTTTGTGTCCAGAAGAGGGAAACTGCTTTACGCAGTCACAGCAGGTATTATTACTGCGGCAATTCGAATTTTCAGCGTTTATCCGGAAGGAATCTGCTTTGGTATTTTAACAGCAAACTGTATGGCAGGAATGTTGTCCTTCGTGTATCAAAAGCATGTATATGGAATTTCAGAAAAAAGAGGCTTAAATTGGAGGAAGAATCGATGA
- a CDS encoding FMN-binding protein, which yields MKNKNVKGLLALVVVTALSFGVILGSKALAQDTGAGDASKEAKVLEELDTKGAENIQKAVKTDKGYVVTVKKKGYASDIVMKVSFDEKGETVTNAEVTEQNETEGLGAKIADAEFLSQFEGVKAPVVLPGMKLEGDSQEKNSTEELKGAVFADGTYEAKGEPMDGFTDQVNMTVKDGKITEVVWESVGEDGSKKSVLSESGEYVMTEDGPTWKEQAEAMAAALVENQSLDFAALDEQGKTDAVSGVSISVGGFVNLAEQCMKEAAGITETPVLQDGTYEAKGEPADGYTDQVNMTVKDGKITEVVWESVGEDGSKKSVLSESGEYVMTENGPTWKEQAEAMAAALVENQSLDFAELNEQGKTDAVSGVSISVGGFVDLAQQCLNQAAGIEETKEQETETPAEGTQVDAVSGATISSTAAVTGINDAYAFLQTVK from the coding sequence ATGAAAAATAAAAATGTAAAAGGGCTTCTTGCCCTGGTTGTTGTGACAGCTCTTTCTTTTGGAGTGATTTTAGGCTCAAAGGCACTGGCACAGGATACAGGAGCAGGAGATGCGTCCAAGGAAGCAAAGGTTCTGGAAGAGCTGGATACGAAAGGCGCTGAAAATATTCAGAAAGCGGTAAAAACAGATAAGGGTTATGTGGTTACTGTGAAGAAAAAAGGCTATGCCAGCGATATTGTGATGAAGGTTTCTTTTGATGAAAAAGGGGAAACCGTGACAAATGCAGAAGTGACAGAACAGAATGAAACAGAGGGTCTGGGTGCGAAGATTGCAGATGCAGAATTTTTAAGCCAGTTTGAGGGTGTAAAAGCTCCAGTGGTTCTGCCGGGCATGAAGCTGGAAGGCGACAGCCAGGAAAAAAACAGCACAGAGGAATTAAAAGGCGCTGTTTTTGCAGATGGAACTTATGAGGCAAAAGGTGAGCCAATGGACGGTTTCACAGACCAGGTGAACATGACTGTAAAAGACGGAAAGATTACGGAAGTCGTATGGGAATCCGTAGGAGAAGACGGAAGTAAGAAGAGCGTATTGTCTGAAAGCGGAGAATATGTGATGACAGAAGACGGTCCGACCTGGAAAGAACAGGCAGAAGCTATGGCAGCAGCTCTGGTAGAGAATCAGTCTTTAGATTTTGCAGCATTAGATGAGCAGGGAAAAACCGATGCTGTATCAGGCGTGAGCATTTCCGTAGGCGGATTTGTGAATCTGGCAGAACAGTGTATGAAAGAAGCTGCCGGCATTACAGAAACACCGGTTTTACAGGACGGAACCTATGAGGCAAAAGGTGAGCCGGCAGATGGTTATACAGACCAGGTAAATATGACCGTAAAAGACGGCAAAATTACAGAAGTGGTATGGGAGTCTGTAGGAGAAGACGGAAGCAAGAAGAGCGTATTGTCTGAAAGCGGAGAATATGTGATGACAGAAAACGGTCCAACCTGGAAAGAACAGGCAGAGGCTATGGCAGCAGCTCTGGTAGAGAATCAGTCTTTAGATTTTGCAGAACTGAATGAACAGGGGAAAACCGATGCTGTATCAGGCGTGAGTATTTCCGTAGGAGGATTCGTTGATTTGGCACAGCAGTGTCTGAACCAGGCTGCCGGAATAGAAGAAACAAAAGAGCAGGAAACAGAAACTCCGGCAGAAGGAACACAGGTAGATGCAGTGTCCGGCGCTACCATTTCTTCCACAGCAGCGGTAACAGGAATTAATGATGCTTATGCATTTTTACAGACAGTGAAATAA
- a CDS encoding FAD:protein FMN transferase — translation MKTRKSKFITCCILGLLVLALFAFFYAKKKPAAEPVSATAFKLNTIVTVTLYDSRDQKLAEEAVALCDKYEKLFSRTLKDSEIYQLNHGTLPKQGNAFVLSEKTAALIQKGLEYGKLSDGAFDIAIEPVSSLWDFTSEEKRIPSHEELRNALPLVDYRDAELRGNLLTFKKDGMGLDLGAIAKGYIADEIKVFLLEKGVKSATINLGGNVLCVGEKPEGVPFKIGIQKPFADRSETIAVMEITDKSVVSSGIYERYFEKDGTFYHHILNPKTGYPYDNHLVSVTIISDKSVDGDGLSTSCFALGLEKGMELINSLPDVQAVFITDDYELHYSEGFKDKIKIKAVEK, via the coding sequence ATGAAAACCAGAAAATCAAAATTTATTACCTGCTGCATACTGGGTCTTTTGGTTCTGGCTCTGTTTGCATTTTTCTATGCCAAAAAGAAGCCTGCTGCTGAACCCGTATCTGCAACAGCCTTTAAGCTAAATACCATTGTCACAGTCACCCTCTATGATTCCAGGGACCAGAAGCTGGCGGAGGAAGCCGTGGCTCTGTGCGACAAGTACGAAAAGCTTTTCAGTCGCACCTTAAAGGACAGTGAAATCTATCAGCTCAATCACGGCACCCTTCCAAAACAGGGAAATGCCTTTGTACTAAGCGAAAAAACGGCTGCACTCATTCAAAAGGGGCTGGAATACGGAAAACTTTCTGACGGGGCTTTTGACATTGCCATTGAGCCGGTATCCTCTCTTTGGGATTTTACCTCTGAAGAAAAACGAATCCCTTCTCACGAGGAACTTAGAAATGCTCTGCCTCTGGTGGACTACCGGGACGCAGAATTAAGAGGAAATCTGCTGACTTTTAAAAAGGACGGTATGGGACTGGATTTAGGCGCTATTGCCAAGGGATACATTGCAGATGAAATCAAGGTTTTTCTCTTAGAAAAGGGCGTCAAAAGCGCCACCATTAATCTGGGTGGAAATGTTTTGTGCGTAGGGGAAAAGCCGGAAGGCGTACCTTTTAAAATCGGTATCCAGAAACCTTTTGCAGACCGCAGCGAAACCATTGCTGTCATGGAAATCACAGACAAATCCGTGGTATCCTCAGGGATTTATGAGCGGTATTTTGAAAAAGACGGAACCTTTTATCACCATATTTTAAATCCCAAAACAGGGTATCCCTATGACAACCATCTGGTATCTGTCACCATTATTTCAGACAAATCCGTGGACGGTGATGGACTCAGCACTTCCTGCTTTGCACTTGGTCTGGAAAAGGGCATGGAACTGATAAACAGCCTGCCGGACGTACAGGCCGTGTTTATCACTGATGATTATGAACTACATTACAGTGAAGGGTTTAAAGACAAAATTAAAATCAAGGCAGTGGAAAAATAA